The following is a genomic window from Paenibacillus sp. FSL R5-0766.
TTGAACCGTTTGGGGGCCTGTTTGCCGTTTGCCTTCATATAACCCATCTCATATTCAATACGCAGCATCTGTGATTCGCCGCTCTCATTAACGACATCAAACGAAAAATGAAGATCCTCGCCAATGCTAATCGTATCCTGGACAAGCTGAAGCTGCTCAATGTGAATCGAATCCTGCTCATTATAACCAAAAAGACTTAGTGCTTTGCTATGTCCTTTCTTCAGTAATGACCTGCTGGCATGCCGAACAATCCAGTCTGTGTGTACATGTTGTCCGTACCAGGTTGTGGCCAGATCCATAACCAGTTCAGGGTGGTCCTTGGAGATGTCATTCAGATGATTCGCGACACTTTTGCGAACATAGAGGGACTCGTCCTGTTTCAATGCATGGAGAATCGGAAGTACAGGTGTTGGATCGGTGATAAAGTTCTGGAGTTTCGCACCCCATGGCAAACGTGGCCGGCTGCCCTCACTGGCAAGTCTGCGGATATGCTCGTTGTTGCTCTCTGCCCACGCCATCATATGTTTCATCGTTTGGATTGGATAATGTTCAATAAACGGGCGTACCGCGAACTCCGAGCTGGAATAAGGTGTGAAGAGGGTCAGATACTTCATGGATAACTCGTAATCATCTGAGTCAAGTCCGTTCACTTCGATAAAATCCGGTACAAACAGATATTCAACGCCTCTCATCATCGGGGCGGCTTGTTCGATAATATGTAATGCTTCCTCATAATTGTCCGGCAGTACCTGGGTCAAGGCCAGTGTGATTCTGCGAATGCGTGCTTTGAATTCCAACTTTTCCCATCCTTCAGCGAAAACCAATTCATGAAATTGCTGTGTATCGAGCTTCGGGTAGAATTGGCGCAACTGTTCGCCGGTCCGATCGATTAATGCGGGAGTGTATTTGTCTTTGATAAGTTCCATGGTCCGCCTCCTTTAGTTACTATCCAGTATACCTCAAATTACAGAAATAAGAACGTAAGTTCCTAAACTTTATTTGTATAAGGATGAACGGTGTTAAGGCACCCGCCTTCTGTAAGGGGGTGCCTGAATTTTTTTAACCTTTGCGACTTTTGGGACGGCGCTTCGTGGAATTGGATTTGCGGCGGATTGGAGTTGTATTGCGGCGACGTGGAACATTCGTTGCTTTGTTCCGGCGTTTACTTTTGCGTTTCCGGGGTGGCGTATATTCTTCATAGTCTGCATCAGCTGCACTTTTATTCGTTTTTCCTTTTCCAAAAGGCAGAATGCCCATAACGAGTTTCATCATCGGAGCCATCTGCTGGATCCCACCAACAACCTTCTGCATTTTGCCTATTCCACTCATGATTCCATCAATACCGCCAAAGCGGTCGATCATTCCTTTTAACTCACCGATGTTGGCTAATGAAAAGCCGGAACTGCCAGTAGCAGGCGCCGTTACCGGAGCTGGGGGAACAACCTGAGCTGCACCTCCATAAAAGTTCCCGCCAGCCACACCTTGCCCATAGGGTACGACTGCAGAAGCTTCGACTTCACCGAAGCCCGGGTAATGGGGCTCTACTCCAGGATACATCGGTTGAATCTGAGTTTCATTCAAAGACCGCGGAACCACACCGGGCGGCATATAGGCAGAAGTATGTGCCTGCCGATGAGCATGAGAAGACGGACGCTGCCCTGGTGCTGGCTGGCGGTGATAATAATGCTGTGGCATGAACGATCACGTTCCTTCTATTGGATTTCGGAATTGCGTTCCATGAGTTGCATGACAGATGTACATCATAGACCCTTGTGGAACTCCCTTTTGTTATACTGTATGTCATTCGCGGAGAGACGGCGTAGGCGGGTATCCCGGAAAACGGGATATTTGCGGATTTGGGCGCATGTATGATGGCAGGTTCCCGAAGAGTAAAATGCAGTTTGGACACAAAATTGTAACATTTAGGAGGGTTGAAAT
Proteins encoded in this region:
- a CDS encoding DNA alkylation repair protein, with translation MELIKDKYTPALIDRTGEQLRQFYPKLDTQQFHELVFAEGWEKLEFKARIRRITLALTQVLPDNYEEALHIIEQAAPMMRGVEYLFVPDFIEVNGLDSDDYELSMKYLTLFTPYSSSEFAVRPFIEHYPIQTMKHMMAWAESNNEHIRRLASEGSRPRLPWGAKLQNFITDPTPVLPILHALKQDESLYVRKSVANHLNDISKDHPELVMDLATTWYGQHVHTDWIVRHASRSLLKKGHSKALSLFGYNEQDSIHIEQLQLVQDTISIGEDLHFSFDVVNESGESQMLRIEYEMGYMKANGKQAPKRFKCSDKMYPTGRTKVATKQSFKVITTRTYYAGLHTLTIVVNGKEAATTSFVLEME